The Lolium rigidum isolate FL_2022 chromosome 1, APGP_CSIRO_Lrig_0.1, whole genome shotgun sequence region AAATAGCTAAACCTTTACAACAAACATTTCTAGGGCATATACAACATTGTATTCTGCTGGTCGATGACAAACAGGACTCCCCCGAGCCTCGTTATTCATAGATCTGGTGAGCCTGAACTAGTTCCTCCGCACCCCCATCTTCTACAAGTTCAACGATGCAACGaagttcaaagtcgagttctactCATGAAGCCATCCATGGTAGAAGGCTTGTGGCCTCCATTCGGAGTGGAAGAGGGAAAACCAGTAGCGAGGAGGAAAGGATGGTGAAGATATAAACATTTATGAGGAGAAGCTTCTCGTAGGAAAGTGGAGGAATTGACTAGAGGGGTATCAGAACAAACAAAGCATAAGGGATGGAGATCGTATTGGGGAGATAGAGCAATACCCTAACTATTTAGTTGATAATTGCCTTGGAATGGTCATAACTGATAGTACTTTGTATTTGTGATTTTAATTTATGGATCCGATTGATCACATGTGCAAATCGCACACTTGATCGTAGCATGGTTTTATGGCACATGGGAACACATGTGGGTTTACAGAATACTTGATATGGTAGAGTTGATTTTTATTCTATATACTTGGTAAAATTGTAAAAGTTTGAATTTTATCAAAGGTATTTGGAATAGAGTGAGTATCTTAACCGAAAATAGCTCGGTGGAACCCGGGTGTAGGTGGATCTGTtttcaaaatatcaaaaaatgTTGTTTGAATGTTTTAGAAAGTTGAAATGATTCACACACGTACATATTATGGTGATACTTACTCATGCAAAATTTCAAGGAAGAATGCCACAATATTGACCTAcacaaaaagagaaaataaaactcCATATTTCTTTACATTTCTTTAAATAGTACAAATCCACTCCATATATTGTTACCTGAATATTTTGTCTTATTTACACAAGTTAAATGCTTTCTAAGATGACATGCACCAGTTTGTACACGCATGATTTATCctgtattttatttgttttagtactccctccgttcctagatataagccatatagttttttgagaataTTTTCATAATATAAGGTATATTGCGTTCCACCACTTCTATGGATCATATTATTAGGGATTTGATTACGTCtccttatcttatgcaaagtcctctgtTAGATTACGTCAATTGTCGAGGGTTAACCCCGTTCAAGCATGGTGTAATTTTTCCTCAACGTGCGTTCTTTAATattcgtgccaaaaactatatgccTTATATttagaaatggagggagtagtattttttcGATTTTATTGTTCAGAAAGAGTTCACACGCACCCTGGTTCACTAAATTCATATCAGTATCTTAACTATAAATAATACTGAGAtacttgtaatttttttttactaGAAAGAGTACCATGAAATGATGCAATGATTGAAGAAGAAGAGAGTAAAAAATCTTGCGTGAGATTATATTCATGGACCCCTCGACTGGAGTAGCAGAGAAAAAAGGGTACCACGACCTTAATTATAGTCACGGTGTAGTGAAGAAACATAGGAGGAAACGGTTGGGACGTCTTTCTGCGCGAGCAATCAAGTGGTTTGCCGAAATGGATTTATCTTGTGAGGATCCGATGCCGCTACTGCATGCTGCAGTGCCAAATGGACCGATTATTGTTAGGTCACGCAAGGATCCAAAGGCTACGCCAATAAGCCATCAAGAAATGGCTGTTTCGCGGGCAGGTGAGCCGGATTTTGATCATTTTGGAGAGGAGGGTCACATGGGGAGTGCCTTCTTTTTCTGCCCGCCCTTTTTCCTCTTTTCAGCAACAGCCGTGCTCTTGTTTTTCTCCCTCCTGTGATTTTCTTTTGAGCAACCTACTGTGTTCTGGCAGGTCTTAGTTGCAAAGATGACTCAACAAAAGTTTGTATTTTCTGTTCCGATGTTAGGTCATTTATTGTGTAGCTAGCTTGGTGCATTTTTCTACCACTTTGACGCATTTGGCTCCACCAAAACGATGTGCTCCTGCTTGCAAAAATGAGAAATTGCTAATGTCAATGATTGGACACCTTTTATGTTTTCTGTTGTGGTACTAGATAGTCTAGATAGACACATAATTCCTTTTCTTTCTGCGGGGAAGTTTGGCACGTAATTCTGACTTGATGCTCTTGTGGATTCATATACTTTATCGCTCTCTTCGAAAAAATATATACTTTATCACTAAGTTGGACTAGACATTTTGTAATGTGAAAGCTTGATTAGTTCCTCTACTTATGTGCGCATGTATGCAGTTGAGCCGCCGATCAGACATGGACAGGTTTTTCAACTTGACTCTGCCTACCAGCCGAAAGCATCCCCATGCCGGCGTCTGTTTCCACGAGAGATGGAAAACGGATGAACACAAGAtgccaagagagggagatgatctcTAATTATCTTCCATCGACACATCAGTTATAAAACGTTTTTATAATTACGACATGTAAAAAGGAAGAAGGCAAATCAAATCAACACAGGACACAAATATTTTAACTTGGAAAAAACCCCTCCAAAAAAAATGGTAAAAACTCACAGAAGGCCCATGCTCTACCTTGCGACTATGAGGTTAATGGTCACAAATATACCAAAGGGTACTATCATGCCAATGGCATCTTCCAAAATGAccgacatttgtgaagacaatcagcAAGAATCTTTTTGGTGGAAAGCTCACTTAAATATTCTAGACAATTATAAAGCTCTTGCAAGATGTAATATGGGAGATGGAAAGTCTGCATTATTTTGGACAGATTTATGGGAAGAACAGTGTTTGCACCAAAATTTTCCACACTTGGTCACCTTTGCGGAGAATACAAATCTTTCTGTTAATGAGGCAGTTCTTACTGAATTTACCGAGGACCTATTCAACCTCCCACTTTCATAGAAAGCTTATGAGGAGTTCAATGAGCTGGAAATTATTTGTCAAAGTGCATTTGAAAAGGTGCTATTGAGACAAAAGGATAATTGGGGTTACATTTGGGGAAATTCACAGTTTTCATCTCAAAAGGCTTACAAGGTGCTGATAGGTTCTCAACCCAAAATTCCCCATTTTTCATGGTTATGGAAGTCTTCATGTCAATCAAAACACAAGTTCTTCTTCTAATTGCTGCTTAGTGATAGATTAAATACAAGGATTCTCCTTGGAAGATAAAAGATGTTTATGTAATTCTATAATTGTGCCACTATGAAATGTAAGAGAGAAGAAACTCTGCGGCACCTCTTCTGGACTTACCCTTTTGCTGCTAATTGCTGGGACTTCATCTGTCCATAAAGGTTGATGAATCTTTTAGTGAATGAGTCGTTCCAGGACTTGAACATTAAATTGGAAGTACCTTTCTCAATGGAAAGAATCATTATTGCTTCTTAGGCTAACTGGATTTCCTTAAACAATGAGATCTTTAGAAATCAGAACCCAAGCTTCCAATGTTGGAAAGCTATTTTTTTGAAAGAAATGAGGATGCTCAATTACAgaatgaaaagaaaaagaaagttcagTTTGAAAGTTGGCTTAGAGATCAGCATTACATAGATCTTGTTTTTTAATTTCtcttttcctttcctttttatATATACCCCTGTACAGTTTGGTtgcttatatatatataaatgCAGTGGGAGCCTTTCCCACTGATTCCCTTCAAGAAAAAACTCTGCATACACATCTTCTGGGAAATGTGCCCTCCACTGTTCCATGGCCCTCTCATCTACCTCGGCGATGGCAAGTCGTTGCTGCACCCGGCAGTGTGGCCTCTAGTCCTTGCGCGTCACAAGAGGAGTGGCGGCGCTAGCATCTCGGCTTCGGCCTGAGACTCTCACTCGGGTAAGTTGAGCTCGAGGAGGCTGTGGCCGAACCTCCACGCCGCAACGTCGTACGCGGATGCGACCACGTGCATAGTGTGAAACGTGTCGAGCCACAGGCTCATCCCGGTGGCCGAGATCTCAACCGCAAATGTGCGTGACGCCACACACTCTCTCCACGGAAGCCGGTGGAGCTCAAGGGAGAGCTGCGGCACGGCAACATCCCGATGGCGGCTAGAGTTCGGCTAACCAACACAAAATCGTCAGGGAAACCTCTCGGCGGGGCTTGCGGGCAAACGTGGCTTCATGGGGTCTGCGTATATGGGGGCGGAGCAGTGGCTAGGGTGGCGTGGCTCAATGGGGGGCGTGCGGTGGAGTGGAGTGTAAGAGACGTGTTGTGTGCACGCCTGTGTGTGTGCATAATTAGGGCACCGGCTATGTATGTGGCTGTGCTGTGGTGGGCTGGGCCGGGGGTAATTCGCGGTGTCACCATATGGCTATGCCGCAGATGCGCGGTATCGGCGGAGTGGCACACCCTACAACGTCGCCCATTATTTGGTGCGGCTCGGGTCGCTGGGACCCACCATAGCAGCGGTGTTCTATGTTTCCTCCACGCCGCCGATAGCAAAATAGCAGTTGCTTTAAAAGAAGTTGAGTGTACAGTATTTTGGCCAAATTCGATGGCGTGATCTTTTCATAGTGCGTTGCTACCATTTTTCCTCCTATAAATTAATTCCTACCAGTGATATGAGTTATTTATCTTATTTCAACTATTACATATTGTAAAACCATTTATTATTTGTGTGCTACAACTACTTATTTATGTGCTACACTATTTATTTTTATAAACATGATTGAAATTAGAAAAAATAGTGCAAAACCACTCGCTGATCGGTTGGTTGGGGGACCTGAGGCATCCTCCAAAAGCGAACCAGAGCGGCACCACCAAATAGTGTGTCCGACGTGTTCACCAGACGCCGTTTGAAGGACGCGGCTCGAATGCTCATAGCATAACAAATATTACTACATCCTGTAAAAAATAAATAACATTTTTACTAAAGACTCCACACAACCGGAAATATTATCTCATTTTAttgaaaatggaaaagaaaattaATCAATTAATTAGCCACAGATAGACCTAAAACCACGCGAGTTCTCAATGAATTCTGCATCGGTGCACATGAGCTCATCGGGATATTTTCCCCGCTAGCAATTCAATTTCTGAGACAGCAACGGCGCAACACCCCAACCCTGAATTCTGACCATAAACTGCAAAACCAGCAGCTCTCCTATTTTTCAGGAGAAGATAACAGAGCAACATGACATAAGGAGCCAATAGTGTTTTAATCAGCTGCTTAAGAGCAGCAAAAAAGAAGTCCATAGTATATTTGGCCTAAAGACACCTACGTGTTGTTCTCATCTCTTGTGTGTCCAAAAACGCAATTTGTGAACCTTTTTCCGCGTTATTTCAGGATAGCTCGAtggatccatgataaaataataatCTGAAAGAGGCAGAGGATATGTCCGTCGGAAATTTTGGAGGTACGCACCGCTGGCCATTAACAAAACCAGTTCCATGATACACCTGTTTTTCTCTTTTATTAAAAAACCTCAATACACCTGTTTCTGTATGCGTCACAAGGGCGCGCGAAAACAGGACGCATGTTCCCGGCAGACGTGTCCATTGTTTCGACCTGGTGTGTGTCCCGCCAACTGCAGGCAATTAGACAAAAAGTATTCTAGTTTAGAGTCACGGCAAACCATGATGCTGAATGGGTCGTGCTTCATGCAGCAATAGGGGTGCTCGCAAAGTATGCTTATTTATATTTTACTTTTGTTCTTTCGTGACTAGttttaacatgtatgtgcatcatTATAGGTTGCATGGAATATTTCAACATTCTTGCTGGTACTCCTATgtgtatttttggtattttccgAACTTCATTTCGCTAAATATGGGTAAGTCTAGAGCTCATCCAATTTGGTGCACATCGATTTCTCACCGTCCAAATCAATGTGCCCACCAATCACCCATCGCAACAAGAAGCAAATAGAGAGAACAAAACAAATGTTGTAGCCAACTGCAATTTGGTTTAGGCTCAAGTTATCGTAAGTGGAGAGAGCTATCAAGCTTGTATTTGACCAACCGGTCGATGTAAAACTAAATTTGGTCGAATGTCTTCTTTTGGTTGTCAAGTTGGACTTTTTCTATAAGTAATACTTCATGGATTGATAGCTTTGAAAATGGTTACAAGCACCAAAACTCCTGAACAAATATGTGACACATAATTTGGATCAAATGGAGTACAAAATTATAACTTACAAAGCTACAAAAGTTTTTAATGATAATACTTCCtctatcaaaaaaaaaataccacggatttatctaaatttaattaaatttagacgtgatttagtgtatagatacatccaaatttagaaaagTTCGTGACATCCTTTTTGAGATGGAGGGAGAATAATAATAGTAGTATTTTGAACCAATTCAAATACTTCTTTATATACTAACAATCAAAGTTTGAGAATGCATGATTTTAAGGAAATCATTTATTTACAAGCGAGTGGACCAAATATGATATCAAATGGaaatgcataatcgaaaattgaaTGAAGCAAGCAGAGAGAAAAAAGCCGTGAAGACGCATGCAATTTGCTAGTTAGTCAACATAAGAATATAGAATGTGAAAAGCTTTATTAGTTCTGTTAGTTCAGACTACAAAAAATCCACATCATCTTTTATAGCTGGGCTGGCAAGTGGTGAGGGATGAAGCGGATGCGGGCGAAAGTTTTCGTTAATCATGCTTTAATTTTGATATTATTCCATAATTCATTTTGCTTTAATTTGGTGTTTGCGGGATGCGGATGCCACTGCCAACCTATTTGTAGCCCTTTAAGTTTATAAAACAAACACGCTAGAGTTTTCAACAAGTACTACCATACATTgttaaaagagaaaaaaaaaacaaactttGCAGTGGAAGGTCAGGTGtagtttcataaaaaatgttgaTGTTTTGGGTGTTACGATGTATTTGTCTCAAGCAAATTGACAAACTGGGCGATAAATGCAATCATAACTCTACTTTTTTTTTGCACGATAACAATACTTTATCACAAAATTGACACAATTTAACAGTAAACATCACAAACGCATAATTTAAATCCAACATTCACCGACAGAACGGAATACAGAATTCCATTAAAAATCAGAAAACAAAAACATTGAAAAATCAAGATTCCTCGTGCCAATCTGGTCAAACAAAAACGTGCTCATAGTCTTGGACTGTGCATGCCAACTTGGTGCATTGGTGGGAAAATAGGCCAAGTGGCCACAGTGGAAAAGAGCAGAGGTAGTAGCCTAGGCAAGTGAGGCCAAAAGCAGACAGGAGGATCTCAAAGCAAATACCACATATTCATGGGGGTCAGATCAGATACTCACCTGCATCAATccatgatccatctactacttcccCCTCTCCTTCTTATCTGCTACAGCAGCAATTATATATTTCCCCCCGAGGCATTTTCAGCGTGCTTTACTTACCAgctgcctatttttcttcccctgACAGAAAAAAGTTAATCCTTTTTGTTAATTAGGAAAAAGAAGAAAGAGTGCGTGTGAACTGGAGAAGAGGTGGaaaaaaaggggatatagtggaggctGTAGACAGGAAATTATGGGAGCTGGGTAGCCTGGAAATCCCTCAATTTGTTCTTTGCTCCTCTTCTGATCTTCTCCTTCTGTAGCGCTGGAGTGAGCTCGTGATGTCTCCATTTTAGGACAGAGGAGTGTGCAAGTGtgcttctttttattttcttttctgttttcactCAGATATTTCGTTTCCTTTTGCTGCAACTGTTGAGCTCCAAATCTGTTGTGGTTTATTTCATCTTTAAATCCGGGGGAAAGAAGGGGATCTGCCATTTCTTTGCCCACTTAAGCTTGTTCTTTCTCTTTTCTAAGATTTTACCGCTCCCCTTTTCAGTTTCTTGGGAGTAATTTCTTCAGCTGTAAAACTCGCAAGAAGGATCTCATCTTTGACTAGCGATGGGTTTATGGGTTTTTGCAGCTTCCTAATCCATCGTCCTAACCTCGCTTGAGCGTTCGTGAGCTCTAGTTTGCGGTGTAAAAATCGCAGCGTTTCGTGCTTTCGTCCAAGAATCGGTTGCTGCCAGCCATGGAGGTGAGGTCCGAGCAAGGGCTAATGGCGGGAAGGGATCTCTTCGGCTTGCCGAAGAGCCAaccagcgccggcgccggcgccggcaccggcaGCACCGCCATCTTCGGCTGCCATGCAGAGCGTGCGCATGGCGTACACCGCCGACGGCACCCCTGTTTTCGCCCCGGTGAGCTctgcggccgcgccgcccggttacCAACCGCAACCGGTTGCTGCGGCGCCCCGCTCTAACATgcccaccgccgtcgccgctggAGGCAATGGCGTGGCGACGCTGCCGGGCATGGGCGAACCATTGGGGAAGAAGAAGCGCGGGCGGCCGAGGAAGTACGGGCCCGACGCGCCCATGTCGCTCGCACTGGTGACTGTGCCGACGGCTCCTGGATCGACAGTTGGGCCACAGGATGCTCAGGGTGCTTCTGGGCCGTTCTCGCCCACCCTACCGGCGAACTTCGTGCCATCTGCGTCGCCGCCGGACGGAGGGAAGAAACGCGGCCGGCCTAAAGGATCTACCAACAAGAAGCCCCGCATGAGTGTTGCCGGTAACATCTCGATTCCCTATCAATATTCTGCGTCACTACATTTTGTTTTATTTGGAGTGTCTTGGTTTCATGTTTTTTTAGTTTTGACCATGTTAATTAATGAGAAATGAATGTCTATTGACTTAACCTTTGTTGAGTTTCCCCTAATTTCAACCTATTTTGCAGGGCCGCCAGGAGTTGGATTCACACCTCATGTTATTACAGTTCAAGCTGGAGAGGTATAATAACATTTGAACTTGtcaatattttcattttgttgttTGAAGGAATAACTTATATGATTCAAGTTTGCCGGAGACTGTTTGAAGCATGAACTAATTTAAACCTGTTAAGCTTATCATGTTGCATTTAGATACCTTTCTATGATATATCGCTGATGGTTATTCTGAGTGCGTCATAATGCTTTGGCACAAAGTCCCCTCCTGGCCATGTGCAGTTTTTCTATTTTATCCTCCCATTTTTACCCTGTAAATCTCAATCGACCTTTAGTAACATTTCTCTAGGACCTCTTATGATAATTATATCAAATTACTTTTACCTGGTCAAAGAGCACAAAATTCAGTCTGCATTAAGCCAATGTTACTCTGGCCTGGTTTTCATGTTGTGCTTTAGGACATTTATAATTTGACCAAAATATTTTATTTCTAATTGATGCTATATACACACAGTTTAGGTCTCTTTAATTAACTTGGATGCTCCATCATATTCTTCTAGAAAGTGTTAAGGAAGCGAGTTCTGAAAGTATGAACAATGATTTCCTTTAATTAATGGAGAACACATTGAACTCTTCACTTCTTGAAACTATTAAATGCTATTTTCCAATTTTTGAAAAAACGAGCtccatgtagctcgagctacaaaatGCCACACTCCAGTTTACCTCTTTAATTAACTTGGATGCTCCATCATATTCTTCTAGAAAGTGTTAAGGAAGCGAGTTCTGAAAGTATGAACAATGTTTTCCTTTAATTAACGGAGAAAACATTGAACTCTTCACTTTTCAGGATGTGTCAGGAAAGATTATGTCATTTTCTCAGAATGGAACTCGTGCAGTTTGCGTTCTTTCAGCAAATGGCACCATATCAAATGTAACGCTTCGCCAAACTGGTACATCAGGTGGAACTGTAACATATGAGGTTTGTATTTTAACTAGTGGAAGCTAATAGAGTAGAAGGCAACCACTCTGAAATAGATACCTTATCGTGGGATGCTAATAATAAAGCACCTAAGATGGTATAATTAGTGGTGCGAATTCCTGCAAAGTTACGTGATACCAATAACCGATTGCAAATGCTGATTACTTTTTGTTTGCTCGACAGGGCCGATTTGAGATATTGTCACTCTCTGGGTCGATCTTTGTAAAGGACATTGGAGGCCAGCGTACCCGAACTGGAGGGCTCAGTGTATCATTGGCTGGTCCTGATGGTCGTCTCTTGGGTGGTGGGGTCGCAGGACTTCTCATAGCTGCTTCTCCAATCCAGGTATTATTTTCTACCCTGCAGCAATCCCAAGCTCGTCATTAGAAACATCTCAGCTGTAGAAATTTCATTCATGGGTTTTGATTTGCACTGCAACGTTTACACTCAGTAATCAAACTACAGTTTCGTTCTGGACATGGTTTGATGTCAATTAGTTTTGACATCATCACAACATTTTTCATGTCCTAAGGAAAAGCTTTAATTGCACGGGATGCTCTAACAGCATGCAAAACAGTCATGTCACTTACCAGCTTTACTCGTGTCTGCAGATAGTAATAGGAAGCTTTGATCCTGAGGGGAAAAAACAGCCAAAGCAGCAGGTTCATTCTGAACCCGTACCATTGAAGATCGTTCCGGGCACTGGGATGGGGGGCAACATTCCAAGCACTGGGATGGGGGCCAACAGCCCCCCGTCAAGAGGTACATTGAGCGAATCGTCAGGTGGCACCACGAGCCCGCGACATCAAGGCTATGCCTCTACCAACAATAACCAACCACCTATCTTGTCCAGCATGTCCTGGAAATGAACTGAGCATCCTTGACCAAATTCAGACTGCGATAGACTGTCAGGGAACTGCCTTGCTAGCAGGAAGTAGAAATGTCACTTCTGTCTAACTAGCTCTTATGTAGTATAAATCAGAAGTTTAATTATGTTGCATTGTAGCTGGTAAATGGTAACTGCAGCTGTTGTGTAGGTCGTTTCAGTTTGAATTTCTACATCAGGTAATTGTTTGTTGTTGTCTTGAGATGATGTATTTAGATATGATAATGTGACCCTATGAGGAGCTATCAGAATAATAATGTTCTTATGTTCAGTCAATTGTTATGTATTTTCCATGTATGCCCTGCAAAAGTTGTCTCGCTGTCTCACATGCCTGGTTTTACCGAAGCACATAGTTTAGTGACCAGAATCTCCGAGAATTCAACGCACAGTTGCCCAAGCAATACAAGAATTTGACCAAAAATGTATCGTAAGAAGTCTATCAAAACTGGCAGGTGCTGGAGCAAAATATTCTTACAAAGTATGTCAACCATTGTCTTCAGCTACATTTAAATTGCAACTTAAGTTAGTAAAAGGTGTGCAGTCAACTAAGACATGTTCGTAACAAATACAATTCCAACAAGAGACTGTTGACAGAATTTGAAGTAGATTCTACACCATTGAACATTACACTCTTTTACAGAGCCAAGTGTCCAAATTTTCGGGTATACATGAGGTCAGGAATGAATCATCAACATTCAACGGTCATTCTGTCGAGCAGATCTCATGCATGTAATTTACTGCTGTTTGCTCAAGAAAATTCGGTTGACAACATCCAACGGCAGTGCATAGGCAGGATCCATAGGCTTCACTCCAGGGTACTCCATCAATGAAAGCCCTGCTTGCAAGATGCTACACTAATTCAGCAAGGAGTTTATATGGCTTCGAATTGTTCAAGTACCATACTACAAGATCCGTATAATAAAATACCATACCGAGGGGAAAAATGTAAATACCTGCAACTCCAAAGTATGTGTGGTAGATGTCTACCGCATTATCCGGTCTATCTGAAATTCCACCATTTTCCTTATCCTGATAATGAATACGATTTATGCAGTATATGACCTTCTAGTTAACAGGGGATTAAAAGAATATCTTATAGTTGATGGATACATACTTATCAAAATTTCAGGGCAAGAATCACGAGCAGTTACCTGACAGTTCAGTATAAATTTTGCAAGTTTTTCCTTGTCAATCCAGTGCACTCTATCAATCATTATCAAGCTTGACAACACCCACCATGAGTAGCACACCTATTGCGAGCAGTTCAACTAGTTATATGGTACAGTTCGAAATGCAAAGGCGCATAATCTGAGAAAAGAAAAGTAAATCTCACATCGGCAAGTTTCTCAGGTCGCCCATTGAGCCCTCCGTCTCTACACTGGCGCTCACAAAGCCACCATCCAAGGAGGTCTCTATCAATGTGATGCAAGGAGCCGGTGATTGCGAGAGCACCAACACAACAGAATACTGCATGAAGTATATGCTTTCAGGTTATCTGACAGCTTGAAGAGATATAACAAGAATAAGGAAATAATCTTGCGAGCAAACGTAGATTTCAGTTCATCATAGGAATAGCTATCTTGTATTTTGAGGCTACAATAGTAGATGATGCGATGAAATATTGAAGTGCCGCAGTAATAATTACTCTATATTGTTAGGCTACAATTGTAGATATCTTGTATTTTTCAGAAGGAA contains the following coding sequences:
- the LOC124697412 gene encoding AT-hook motif nuclear-localized protein 10-like, coding for MEVRSEQGLMAGRDLFGLPKSQPAPAPAPAPAAPPSSAAMQSVRMAYTADGTPVFAPVSSAAAPPGYQPQPVAAAPRSNMPTAVAAGGNGVATLPGMGEPLGKKKRGRPRKYGPDAPMSLALVTVPTAPGSTVGPQDAQGASGPFSPTLPANFVPSASPPDGGKKRGRPKGSTNKKPRMSVAGPPGVGFTPHVITVQAGEDVSGKIMSFSQNGTRAVCVLSANGTISNVTLRQTGTSGGTVTYEGRFEILSLSGSIFVKDIGGQRTRTGGLSVSLAGPDGRLLGGGVAGLLIAASPIQIVIGSFDPEGKKQPKQQVHSEPVPLKIVPGTGMGGNIPSTGMGANSPPSRGTLSESSGGTTSPRHQGYASTNNNQPPILSSMSWK